DNA sequence from the Halococcus salsus genome:
TCGAATTCGCCCGCGGGTTCGAGACCCGCGTGGTCGTGGTCGAGGGATTCGTGTTCGCCCTCGAAGCCGTCGAAATCCGCGAAGACCCCGGTTCGCTGACGAACGACCTCCACGGAGAGTTCACCGTTCTGCCACCGCCAGCGGATCGTATCGCCGTCCTCGATGTCGGCCCGTTCGCGGATCGACGCCGGGATCGCGGCGCGGTCACCGGAGACAGCGCTTTCGCCGACCGCCTCGGTACCCGCGTCCGATTCGCTCATACGGGAACGTTGTCGATGCAGGTATCTATCTTTTGTCGTGGCTGTCGTCCGTGCTGTGTTCCTGCTCGGTGAACGCGATGCGGTCCAGGAAGCCGTCGTCGAGATCGTGGCCGAGCAGGCGTAAGGCTCGACCGACCGCAATTTTGCCTGCGAGAAGACATATTTCACTTACACCGGGCTAGCATTCGATTTATACCGGCAATTATCGTACATCCACCTATGTCCGTGAGATGACTCGAACCGGGTCACATATCTCAGAAGGATACGGGAGGTGAAATCAAAATGGCATCAGTCAAA
Encoded proteins:
- a CDS encoding AbrB/MazE/SpoVT family DNA-binding domain-containing protein; this translates as MSESDAGTEAVGESAVSGDRAAIPASIRERADIEDGDTIRWRWQNGELSVEVVRQRTGVFADFDGFEGEHESLDHDHAGLEPAGEFDAGEE